Proteins encoded by one window of Amaranthus tricolor cultivar Red isolate AtriRed21 chromosome 4, ASM2621246v1, whole genome shotgun sequence:
- the LOC130810871 gene encoding uncharacterized protein LOC130810871 — translation MDRSTFYKLCDLLKNHGGLKESKNMFAEERVAIFLNMLGHDQKQRLLVRRLRRSKETITRNFRQILRCVLRLHNILLKTPEPIPEDSNDERWKWFKKCLRALDGTFIDLRVQEIDKPRYQSRKGDISTNVLTACSVDMEFTYVLPGWEGSAADSRILKDALLRTHSIKIPRTYYLVYVGYTNGEDFLAPYRGQRYHLKEWKDGYKLRTSLEYFNMKHSATRNVIESFYEAETHADIISSCCLLHNLIRREMKFDPLEPLLDIDYGRQFMNGDDDGDNIDVVESSIAWTL, via the exons ATGGATAGGAGTACTTTTTACAAATTATGTGATTTGCTTAAAAATCATGGTGGTTTGAAGGAGTCAAAAAATATGTTTGCTGAAGAGAGGGTTGCAATATTCTTAAACATGTTGGGCCATGATCAAAAGCAAAGGTTGCTTGTTAGACGTTTACGAAGATCAAAAGAGACAATTACTAGAAACTTCCGACAAATATTGAGATGTGTTTTGAGATTGCATAACATCCTATTGAAAACTCCTGAACCTATCCCTGAGGATAGCAACGATGAGAGATGGAAGTGGTTTAAG AAATGTCTAAGGGCTTTAGATGGAACATTCATTGACTTGAGAGTTCAAGAGATTGACAAGCCTCGGTACCAATCAAGAAAAGGTGACATTTCAACTAATGTATTGACAGCTTGTTCAGTAGATATGGAGTTTACCTATGTTTTACCGGGTTGGGAAGGCTCTGCAGCTGATAGTAGAATCCTAAAGGATGCCCTTCTAAGAACTCATTCAATTAAGATTCCTC GAACTTATTACCTAGTTTATGTTGGATATACAAATGGAGAAGACTTTTTGGCACCATATAGGGGTCAAAGGTATCATTTAAAAGAATGGAAAGATGGTTACAAACTAAGAACATCACTAGAGTATTTCAACATGAAACACTCGGCTACGAGAAATGTAATTGAAAG CTTCTATGAAGCTGAAACACATGCAGATATTATATCTTCATGTTGTCTTCTCCATAACCTTATTCGTAGAGAAATGAAGTTTGATCCACTTGAGCCTTTGTTAGATATTGATTATGGAAGACAATTCATGaatggtgatgatgatggcGACAATATCGATGTAGTTGAATCATCTATTGCTTGGACCCTTTAG